The genomic interval TGTCGGGCGCGCGCCGCGACACGCACGAACTCGCGGTCCACCCGGAGACGGGACGGCTCTACTGCGCCGCGGGCGACGGCTACGCCGAATCGACCGACGGCGGCGACTCGTGGCACTACCCGCAGGACGGTCTCGACGAGCGGTACTGCTGGAGCGTCGCCGTCGGCACGGACCCCGACCTCCGGGTGCTCTCGTCGGCCCGCTCGGCGGGCCACGCCCACCGGCGCGGCAGTTCGTCGGTGTACCGGAACGCGGGCGACGGCTGGGAGCGCATCGACGCGCTCCCGCACGGCGAGGGCTGTTATCGGGCCGTGGTGCGCGCCGCGGGCGACCGGTTCGTCGTCCTCTCGAACCGCGGGCTCTACGAGAGCGCGGACGGCGGCGACTCGTGGACGGAGGTCGTCCCGGGCGACGACCTGCCGGACGCCCCGCCGGCCGGGCTCGTACTCGACTGAAAAGCACTTATCCGCGCCGACGAACCCACTGGTATGCGCGATTTCGTCGTCGTGGGCGCGGGACCGTCGGGCGCGCGGTTCGCCCGGTCGGCCGCCGAGCGGGGCCGCGACGTGCTCGTTCTCGAACAGGGGGAGATAGGGAAGCCGCTCGCCTGTTCGGGCCACGTCTCGCTCGACGTGTGGGACTACGTCCCCGAGTCGGCCCGCGACGACCTGTTTCAGAACGCGATTCGGGGGGCGCGCTTCCACACCGGCGGGGCCGAGTCGCGGGCCTACCCGTTCCACCGCGACGAGCCCATCTCGAACGCCGTCGACCGCGTGGGGCTCGACAAGGCGCTCGCGCGGGCGGCCGCCGACGCCGGCGCGGACGTGCGCGACGAACACACCGTCACCGGGGTCGAGGCGGGCCGCGAGTCGGTGACCGTCACCGCGCGCGGCCCGGACGGAACGGACACCTACGAGGCCCGGATGGTCGTCGGCGCGGACGGGCCGCGCTCGCGCGTCCGTAGCGAGTGCGGCATCCCCGACCCCGATGAGTTCCTCCACGGCGTGCTCGGCTTCGACACCGAGGCGAGCCACGAGGACTTCGTGGACGTCCACCTCACCGTGCCGGGGTTCTTCGCGTGGCGCATCCCGCGCGGCGACGCCGGCGTCGAGTACGGGCTGGCGGTCGCGCCCGGCGACGACCCGAACGAGCGGTTCGACGCGCTCGTCGCCGACTACGGCGCGACAATCGACCGGCGGTGTTCCGGGCTCATCCCGGTCGGCCCGCCGTCGCGCGTCACGGGCAAGCGCTCCCTGCTCGTCGGCGACGCCGCCGGCCAGACGAAGCCGTTCACCGGCGGCGGCATCCTCTACGGGATGCGCGCGGCCGACCACGCCGCGGCGACGGTGGACCCGGCTCGACCCGAAACGCTGCCCGACTACGAGGCGGCGTGGCGCGCGGACCTCCGCACGGAACAGCGCCTCGGCGCGCTCGTCCGCGCGGGCTACGACGCGCCGGAACCGCTACAGCGGGCCGGGATGCGACTCTTTTCCGGGGAGATCGGCGTCCACATGGACGAGCCGACGAGCCTCCTCTCTCGCGAGCAGCTGCGTGCGATGTTCTCCCGCGGCTGAACAAGAGCTATGCCGGGCGGCGCACTCGCCGCAGTCGTGTCCCGGTGGTTCCTATGAGCGACGAGACGCCGTTCGACCCCGAGGGCGGGCCGACGACGCCCGACCGCATCGCCGGCGACCTGCGCGCCCTCGGCGTCG from Halosegnis marinus carries:
- a CDS encoding WD40/YVTN/BNR-like repeat-containing protein; translation: MLAAFPDRVLDVESGSETRLSDVTCLAGGERPLVGTTDGLYELGGDPVRRFEGHVTAVARTADGDWWLGTEPSAVYRSDDGRSWEALPDLTTLPSSDEWAFPPRPDTHHVRWLAPDPTRAGRWYVAVEAGALVRTDDGGATWRDRVSGARRDTHELAVHPETGRLYCAAGDGYAESTDGGDSWHYPQDGLDERYCWSVAVGTDPDLRVLSSARSAGHAHRRGSSSVYRNAGDGWERIDALPHGEGCYRAVVRAAGDRFVVLSNRGLYESADGGDSWTEVVPGDDLPDAPPAGLVLD
- a CDS encoding geranylgeranyl reductase family protein, which gives rise to MRDFVVVGAGPSGARFARSAAERGRDVLVLEQGEIGKPLACSGHVSLDVWDYVPESARDDLFQNAIRGARFHTGGAESRAYPFHRDEPISNAVDRVGLDKALARAAADAGADVRDEHTVTGVEAGRESVTVTARGPDGTDTYEARMVVGADGPRSRVRSECGIPDPDEFLHGVLGFDTEASHEDFVDVHLTVPGFFAWRIPRGDAGVEYGLAVAPGDDPNERFDALVADYGATIDRRCSGLIPVGPPSRVTGKRSLLVGDAAGQTKPFTGGGILYGMRAADHAAATVDPARPETLPDYEAAWRADLRTEQRLGALVRAGYDAPEPLQRAGMRLFSGEIGVHMDEPTSLLSREQLRAMFSRG